In Arthrobacter sp. MN05-02, one genomic interval encodes:
- the pckA gene encoding phosphoenolpyruvate carboxykinase [GTP] — translation MGDPVRELAVDTPPTGSEAGAPAVGSGSAPTTHAGLLAWVREVQELTQPAEVVWVDGSEAENTRLTDGLVESGTFVRLNPEIFPNSFAAFSDPKDVARVEEQTFICSKDEREAGFTNNWMDPAEMKAKLKGLFAGSMRGRTMYVIPFVMGHLDAEDPKFGVEITDSAYVVTSMRIMATIGSAVLARMTELGAGFVPALHSLGAPLEPGQADVPWPCNDDKWIVHFPEERSIWSYGSGYGGNALLGKKCYALRIASVMARDEGWLAEHMLILKLTSPQDKTYYLSAAFPSACGKTNLALLDPTIEGWKVETLGDDITWMRFGKEGELRAVNPEAGLFGVAPGTGWHTNPNAMRAIAKGNSVFTNVALTDDGGVWWEGMTEEVPAHLTDWQGREWTPDMDHPAAHPNARFCTPIDQIDMLAEEFNRPDGVELSAILFGGRRKTTVPLVTQSRNWANGIFMGSTLSSETTAAAAGQVGRVRRDPMAMLPFIGYDAGDYLRHWLTLSAGADQSRLPTIFLVNWFRRTASGGFAWPGFGDNSRVLKWVIERLEGTADAVETPIGFVPTGDALDLTGLDMTPAEVEAAVHVDAVEWAEELDGIEQWYARFGESLPTELKDQLDELKERFSNA, via the coding sequence ATGGGCGATCCCGTACGAGAGCTTGCGGTCGACACACCACCTACCGGTTCCGAGGCCGGTGCCCCGGCGGTCGGATCCGGTTCGGCGCCGACCACGCATGCCGGGCTGCTGGCCTGGGTGCGGGAGGTCCAGGAGCTGACGCAGCCTGCCGAGGTCGTATGGGTCGATGGTTCCGAGGCCGAGAACACGCGGCTCACGGACGGGCTGGTCGAGTCCGGGACGTTCGTACGGCTGAATCCCGAGATCTTCCCCAACTCCTTCGCGGCGTTCTCGGATCCCAAGGATGTGGCCCGGGTGGAGGAGCAGACGTTCATCTGCTCGAAGGACGAGCGGGAAGCGGGCTTCACGAACAACTGGATGGACCCGGCCGAGATGAAGGCCAAGCTCAAGGGCCTGTTCGCCGGTTCCATGCGGGGCCGCACGATGTACGTCATCCCCTTCGTGATGGGCCACCTCGACGCCGAGGACCCGAAGTTCGGTGTCGAGATCACCGACAGCGCGTACGTGGTGACCTCCATGCGCATCATGGCGACCATCGGCTCGGCGGTGCTGGCCCGCATGACCGAACTCGGCGCCGGGTTCGTCCCGGCCCTGCACTCCCTCGGCGCCCCGCTCGAGCCCGGTCAGGCGGACGTGCCGTGGCCGTGCAACGACGACAAGTGGATCGTGCACTTCCCCGAGGAGCGCTCCATCTGGTCCTACGGCTCCGGGTACGGCGGCAACGCCCTGCTCGGCAAGAAGTGCTACGCCCTGCGCATCGCCTCGGTGATGGCCCGCGACGAGGGCTGGCTGGCCGAGCACATGCTGATCCTCAAGCTCACCTCCCCCCAGGACAAGACCTACTACCTCTCCGCAGCCTTCCCGTCGGCCTGCGGGAAGACGAACCTCGCGCTGCTCGATCCCACGATCGAGGGCTGGAAGGTGGAGACCCTGGGCGATGACATCACCTGGATGCGCTTCGGCAAGGAAGGCGAGCTGCGCGCCGTCAACCCAGAGGCGGGACTGTTCGGCGTGGCCCCCGGCACCGGCTGGCACACCAACCCCAACGCGATGCGCGCCATCGCCAAGGGCAACTCCGTCTTCACGAATGTCGCCCTCACCGACGACGGCGGCGTGTGGTGGGAGGGCATGACCGAGGAGGTGCCGGCGCACCTGACCGACTGGCAGGGCCGGGAGTGGACCCCGGACATGGACCACCCCGCGGCCCACCCGAACGCCCGGTTCTGCACACCCATCGACCAGATCGACATGCTCGCCGAGGAGTTCAACCGGCCCGACGGCGTGGAACTCTCCGCGATCCTCTTCGGCGGCCGCCGCAAGACGACCGTGCCCCTGGTGACGCAGTCCCGCAACTGGGCGAACGGCATCTTCATGGGCTCCACCCTGTCCTCGGAGACCACTGCCGCCGCCGCCGGCCAGGTGGGCCGGGTGCGCCGCGATCCGATGGCGATGCTGCCCTTCATCGGCTACGACGCCGGAGACTACCTGCGTCACTGGCTGACCCTGAGCGCCGGCGCGGACCAGTCCCGGCTGCCCACGATCTTCCTCGTGAACTGGTTCCGCCGTACCGCCTCCGGCGGATTCGCCTGGCCCGGCTTCGGCGACAACTCCCGCGTCCTCAAATGGGTCATCGAGCGGCTCGAAGGCACGGCCGACGCCGTCGAGACACCGATCGGGTTCGTCCCCACCGGGGACGCCCTGGACCTCACCGGCCTGGACATGACCCCGGCCGAGGTCGAGGCCGCCGTCCACGTCGACGCCGTCGAATGGGCCGAGGAACTCGACGGGATCGAGCAGTGGTACGCCCGCTTCGGTGAATCCCTGCCGACCGAGCTCAAGGATCAGCTCGACGAACTCAAGGAACGCTTCAGCAACGCCTGA